TGATAAAAAAGAAGAGGGATatattttgaccaggtcaacaaAGACctgctttctttcttttttgttgttgctgaaCATTAGCAACATCCGATATCGTTGTAAATTTTTACCGTGAGTTTGTAGGTCAGTCTTCGTTGACTTAGTCAAGCATTCGCAACGAATAGTGAAAATTTCGCAACCGCTATATAGCTGTTCAAAACTTTCAGTCGCCTCGGTTACAATAGTTGCGAATACAGTTGCTAATCGAAATTCACAACAGCTATTCGTTGCGAAAATTCGTGTCGCCCCCTCTCGCAACAGCTGAGTGCAGTTGCGACCTCGGTTTGCAATAGCGAGAGCCAGTTGAAACTTCATTTTTGGTGTAGTGTAAAATCAAACAAATTTTAAACAGAAACATGATTCATATATTGTCTGAAAACAAATCTAGCTAGTCACTGACATTTCAGTTTGTTTTCGTTTCGTTCATTTTTTCACAATCTTCGCATAGAGTTTCAATCGAACAAGAACCTAAGTTTTCTATGAGTCGTTTTCAGAGAAGGAGTGATAAAAGGGGAAATGGAGAGAAACAGACAAGACAGAAAATGAAAGAGACTGAAAAATTATGTCGGTTTCTTCTCTATTCCCCCTATTCGAGAAATTGGGtaaattgtccaaatatttttaaaacatgattctaagtaacaagtaaaaattagtatgaatGAAATGGaccaccaaaaaaatagcaagaatgaatctggattcaacttgcttaaactGAAAAAATAGCGACattgaaactggatacatcttgatataaattaaaagtaagaaaatatatttgaaaatgggtagtaTGAAACTGTTtgcatcctgactatttttacattcttttccatttaaacaatatcaaattttacacgTTTTTTTCACTCATGAATTGTCGTTATTAGGTTAATTGAAATTTTGTGTAATCCTGTTATCCTGACCTTCCAAGATAATAGAGATGGATGCATCCGGAGAAGATCGGTGTAGTGATAGTACCAGAGTGACAAAATAATCCTCACCATCCATTTTTCGGATGCCACCACATGTCCTTGTTATTAATTAGGTAGTCTTCTTAATCTTTAGCGTGCATTTTATTAGAAAACTATATGCACGTGCAAGCTGGATGCAGGTCTATCACTTTTGTCTGAGTTTACAaagttaattttcaaataaactaAATTATTAATACACccttatattatttatttcataTCACTTGTAAGGGCATGGATTAAGGGCAAAATGGTCCAACGAAATTTACAGTTTCTTTGCTACAGTGCCAAAGGGGTCTTCCCTGTATAATAGTAACAGATTACTAAGATGAGATGATAACTATTTTAGAATGTGACACGGGTTTCCGAGTATAACAGTTTTGGATGCAAACTTCAAAAAAATAACGGGCCTAGTTTGTTTGTCGGATTGAATACCAGGCGTAGTTGTGTATAACATCCTTAGAATTTCCAATTTGTTCAATTTTATTCGAATTTGTCCAAACTCGTTTCAATGAGCCTATGATTTGACTCATTTCGTTTAAATTTCTTCTCATTCTTTCAATAATATATCCAACAATTTATCATATTCTCCTCCAATTTCATTAATTATAGTTCCGTTCACCGGACGTGAAAATGGTCACTTAGTTGTAGTTAAAAATTCTACAATTTCCAACGGAAACGTTTGATCTACTGTAATGGTTGGATCGCACTGTCATAATCAAACTATTATTTTCGTAAGAAAAGAAATAGTCACTGATTTACTTAGCTTTAATTGTTTAACTCACAATTGAAACTCGATTGAACATTACAGAAAAGCCTCTAGCCGTTACAAAGTTCGACAATTGACAAAATAAAACTGATAATAAGCCAACGACATGTTCATGAAATGAAACTTGTTACTATAAAGGAAAAGGATACTGGTGGGAACTGCCATCCAAGTCGATACGCCATTGGCGGTGGAGGTGGAGTTGCCGGTTTATCCAGTGATACAGCATATGCAGACTTCATTGCCTGTTTCTGGATTCCATCCGCTTGTAGTGGAATCATACGTTATGCCATACTTCACCTGTAAGTCCCAGCAAAATACAAAATAACACTCGTCGGAGAGTAGGTTTTTCCCGGTTCTAATTCAACGGTACCTTGTGGATAACATGAATCGCTATGGACGTACCTGAATAGTGAATATGCATGTAATAAAGATATCAGTATTTGCATATCTCAAATATATATTATATGAAATGATAAATCATGAAACTTTAGATGATGATGAGATAAACACTCAGTAAGTATAACTTACGCCATGTCTGAGACGAGCAAAATCAAGAGAAACCCGATCAGAAAAGGAATGAAGAAGCTCGGATGATGAGGTTTTGCCATTAAAAAGAATTCGATTTcaattgtttgggttggattgaGCATGTTTTTCTTTTGATTCATAATCTTAATTTATAAGCTCTTTAATTAGCTTATCAGCAGTGCATCTTTTATTATTACTTTTTGTGTAAAATGACGACCTTCACAAAGAATTATTATATTAATCAAAGAATAGTTGGTTTTAGTTAGCCTTATTCACAATGGTAAGTTACCGGGATAACGATACCAATGATGTGAGTTCTAAATTCGTCAGGAACAAAAATTTTCCCAATCAAAGAAAAAGTTCGCCTTGTACGTATAATCTATATACAGAGCTCACttgtattttgttattattatttccttttataaTCCATCTTATGAAGAGAATCCGATGCCCATACTGACATACTCTAGAATGTACTTACCGGAGGACTTCATTTATAGTCTTGTGTTTACACATATTCCCTTCTATAATACAGGCAAATATTATCTTTAATCTGAATAAGGTACCTCAGCAGATGATTCAACCAAAATAAAGTATGTCCCGTATGCACCTATTCATCTCACATCGTCCAAGGACCGAGATGATTGCCGACATTTCTCTACTTTCTGGTAGTCTCAAATCACCTCACACGGAAAGAAACATATAACTACTTCAAAAACAGCAAAACATATAGTTCACTCGATTCCTTTCGTACAAGTTCTTTGGTGTTGTTGATCCTTCAACTGTATTTCGTAAGCACGAATCATTATAGTACTCTCCTACACTGAAAATAATACTAAAGGAAAAACTTGATGCGCAGAAATTAATCTAATACAATTTGAAGATCCGTGAGTTTCATATATATTCAAAATCAGCTCAACAAGATACTTAACCCGTGCAAAACATGAGAAACGCAAGACTCCTGCGCGGTGTTCAGAGCGCTCTGGTATAATCTATCTTCTAAACAGAATCGGATGCCTTTGCCTACGTATTCTAAAATGTACTTACTCCAAGACTTCATTAATGATCTTGTATTTATTTACCTATTTTTCGCTTCGCTTCAATAATAAAATCAGAGATATgcttcaaaattaaaaaaatatatatattgttaggAAAACAGTGTATTTCCTACTTTAGGTCCATTCCACATTGAGGTGGATTCCCTAGTTAGAGTTGGAATATTTTAGGTAAGAGTTCAGTTTTGTAATAGGAGACTAATAGTTAGCGGTCAAGTTTGTGTTCTTTATATATATGATAagaattgtaggtttgtagaCATCCAACCTAAAAGAACAGTAAATTtttgtgcttaggattttggtctctttgttagggaagatcgtgtgctaccgtgaaggtcaatatcgatGTGAGAGAAAAAcatgtagagagaggattttggtgttctagtgtttagggtttggggctttgcccgaaacctagtttctagtgtttccatgtttctcctctgttactagcagCCGTAAAGatggtgtagaagagaagacacgaGGCTGGTTTGGCAAATGTTAGAGAGTTGATTTCTATGGTTTCTccgatggtgttctcgggtatgtcttgtcaACTCTTTAAAACTTGTGTTGGGTTGcgaaaagagcatgtaatggtctttgatgttaatggaagtttttctggtggtatTGGTCGTGGATGTAgcatgtaaaggtgaaccacgtatatcttgtgttgtggttatctatgctttctttattttctgtctctctcttattatttctacCATATTTAGTCCAAATCACCAATTATCCTTTGCGATCCTGGGATTCCGTGGTTAGGGTGGCACTTTTCCCAACATATATCTACAGATTATCTTTACTCAGAATTTATATGATATATCAGTAGATAATTCGGCCAAAAAAAAATGTCGATCCCCTTAATTTGCATAAACTTGTTACTCCCTAATATCTTAGACCATCCAAGATGATTGACATATGCGGAGAAATATCAACAACTGATCAGCGAATGACAcaatcaaactgataattaagcCAATAACTTGTTCATGAAATGGAACTTATTACAAGGAAACGAGAAAGGAAAGATAGTAATCGGTGCCATGGAAATTGACCTGGCATGGTGTTTCATCCTCTTAGGCAACATATGCAGACGTTATTGCCTGTTTCCGGATTCCATCCGCATGCGGCAGAATCATAAAATACACCGGTGCGCACACATATATAATTATAACACTCATTCACATCACAGTTTTTGTTCGGCTCTAATTCAACAGACCCCTGTGGATAACATGATTGGCTGTGGACGTATCTGTATATATAATAAAGATGTTAGCATTTACATGTATTTATATAGAATGAAAATTATGAAACAAGTAGATATAGTATAACTTGAACAGATTGTCTCAACAAATGAattaaacagcagcagcagcaagcaagACCAATCAAAGGGTATAACTTACGCCATGTCTGAAACAAACAAAACCAAGAGAAACCCGACGAGGAAAGGAGAAAAGAAACTTAGATGATGAAGAGCTTTTGCCATAATTTTCTGAACTGAGTTTTTCCATAGGATACAAGTGTTTATTTATAAGCTCTCTGCTAACTCAATGAAACTTTCCTACTACGCGTACAATTTTCTGTTCATTTTTGCCGTTTTGTGTACGATGTTGATTTGGAAAGGAACATAATGAATTCTTAAACAAAGAATCGTTGGGATATGAGTAATATAATCCACCGAAAAGAATTGGATACCTAATACCTTTTACCACATTAATTTTTGCCGCAAGAGGACCTAAAAAAATTGTGAAACTCGGTGTCCCCCAAAAGTCCTCGTGGATTCCAAAATTGGAACATACGAGTAAAAAAGAAAATACCGTTTATGCTCCCGAAATAATGCCGTACATGACTGCAAGATAAATGTAATAAGAATAATTTTTGGAATGCGTTAACAGTGTGTTGCAAATATTATCTGGTCAACAGCACTAATATATATGAGTGCATGCTCATCCTTGACTGGTCAACTGGACTCAGCCAACTGATCAAGGACAGAAATTTTCCGTTCTGGATCAGTCAACGGGTCGCTAAGACTAAAATGTTTTGAAAAGTCTACTTTGGAGATTAGAAAGGGTGATTTTTTTTAAATAGCTCCTTTTACATGTACAAAGACCTCATTTATAGCAGTCCTGCACTGAAATAAGTCATATTttcacaaaaagaaaaatttgattcACAAAGATCAGTACCCAATGAAACTTGATTCATGACACAGTATAGAGAATATAAAACCTTGATGGGCTTCATTCAAAATCAGCTCAGCAGTATGTAAAAGTTTCTGCTTGATTCAGTTTTTGGGTAGGATGGGATATGGAACACTTCTATGTGCCAAGAACCACAAACATGAAAGTTCTCTCTTGTGCATATCCCACCATCATATACGCTAACAGATGGGAGTATAATTATATAGCCTAATTTTCTTTTTCATCACCATTACAAACTTGCTTTATCACAAACCCGATAAATAAAATGTTATAAGCACACCCTCTGTTACTGTCCAATGTCTTTCTGGATCCACTTCCTTTGTTGTTCTCTTGAATCTCGCGATTTATTCTTTGCTTTTGACCCCCAGTTCTTACGTTGGCTGCTGCTACTAGGCTTGTTTGAGGATCGGCTTGAACCTGTCTCAAAGGGAGGCGTAGGTTTGCAGATTGGATCTGTTTGTTGTGGTAGTTCAGAGATAGGTTCAGCAGTCTCCTTAGGTTGCACGACAGGTGGTTCTGGAAGAAACATTCCTGGCCGTAAAACCTCGGTTTTTTTAGGTTCAATTAGCCCACTATTCTCTTCTTGTAACTTCAACACGGCTTCAAATTTCTTTCTTCTAGCATTTTCAGCTTCCGATTGCAAGACCTCATTTTCATACTCAATTTCAGCTCCAGTAAAATTCTGATTCACAGATTAGTCGTTCAGGCAAACTTCAGTTATTTAAATTTTGGCTAAATAAAGTAGGCCATTGCCTAGTGTGTTAGAACATACCATTTGAGATGAATTGGTTCCAACCAAATCAAGGACATGTTCAATGTCCTTCGTTTGAAAAACCATGCGGCAGACAGGACAGAGTCCAGGATTCAGGTTAACTGTTCCATGTGAATCTGAGCTAAAAATCAACAACTCTAAGTAAGAAACATGATCCGCCAGATGAAATTACAGGATTCAGCAGAATAAAAATTAAGAAACGAGCTTCTTATTCATAACCAGTGTTTTCCAGGTAAAGCAGATTTATATTACCTCTCTAAATTTCTAGATTGTGAAGAAGAGACACTTGAGACATTCGGATTTGTTTCCTTTTGCTCCTGGAGCCACTTCCACCACCTTATAATGCATTCACTAGAAGTAAAAAATAAACGTCAGCAACCCAATAAGAGAAGTTCAAAGCATTGATTCAATACAGAGATGGCATTGGAAATTTGTTTCAGGCAGAATTTGTGGTGTCTTCAGCTCGCCCTGTTTCAGATTCTATAGGTCAAGATCATAAAATTTAGTTGAAAACACTGAGATGAGGCTCACGTCCccttcattgtttttttttttttaatatctaaTCAATAAACCAGATGGACTGATGGAAAATATCTATTCTATTTGCACAGGAAGAATTTATGAGGTATAAGAAACCAAATATTATTACCTGTGAAAGCAGTGAAAGCAGGACATCAACTTCATAAATGGCAGGAAATCGCCCTCTGTGTCATCTTTACGTAGAGTATTCAAGCATAAAGGGCAATCCCCATCAGGATGGTTCATGTTTGTTAGAGCCTCCA
This Papaver somniferum cultivar HN1 unplaced genomic scaffold, ASM357369v1 unplaced-scaffold_84, whole genome shotgun sequence DNA region includes the following protein-coding sequences:
- the LOC113345945 gene encoding E3 ubiquitin-protein ligase RNF25-like; the protein is MAEEEEVLFEVEAVESVYEKDCSVLQRYPPQLNIHIKPRTAEDSSQQFVEAVLCLQAGPKYPEEPPQIDIKESKGLDEERKVRLLNILREKSQELCSCLMLVALCEEAVEALTNMNHPDGDCPLCLNTLRKDDTEGDFLPFMKLMSCFHCFHSECIIRWWKWLQEQKETNPNVSSVSSSQSRNLESSDSHGTVNLNPGLCPVCRMVFQTKDIEHVLDLVGTNSSQMNFTGAEIEYENEVLQSEAENARRKKFEAVLKLQEENSGLIEPKKTEVLRPGMFLPEPPVVQPKETAEPISELPQQTDPICKPTPPFETGSSRSSNKPSSSSQRKNWGSKAKNKSRDSREQQRKWIQKDIGQ